A window of the Vibrio ostreae genome harbors these coding sequences:
- the metJ gene encoding met regulon transcriptional regulator MetJ gives MADWNGEYISPYAEHGKKNEQVKKITVSIPLKVLKVLTDERTRRQINNLRHATNSELLCEAFLHAYTGQPLPTDEDLRKDRPDDIPTEAKALMTAMGIEFEAYDD, from the coding sequence ATGGCAGACTGGAACGGCGAATATATTAGCCCGTACGCGGAACATGGGAAGAAGAACGAGCAGGTCAAAAAGATCACTGTCTCGATTCCGCTTAAGGTACTTAAAGTGCTGACGGATGAACGTACTCGTCGACAGATCAATAATTTACGTCATGCCACTAACAGTGAACTGCTGTGTGAAGCGTTTCTGCATGCTTACACCGGTCAGCCGCTGCCAACCGACGAAGACCTGCGTAAAGACCGTCCGGATGATATTCCGACCGAGGCCAAAGCGCTGATGACGGCGATGGGTATCGAGTTTGAGGCATACGACGACTAA
- a CDS encoding malic enzyme-like NAD(P)-binding protein has product MSDDNRQQLSAEEAFRQRALDYHAQPTPGKIAVSITKPADSATDLALAYSPGVAEPVREIAQNVDNVYKYTAKGNTVAVISNGTAILGLGNLGPMASKPVMEGKALLFKRFAGLDSIDIEVKHRTIDEFIDTVANIADTFGGINLEDIKAPDCFEIERRLIERCDVPVFHDDQHGTAIVTAAGMLNAIELQGKELSECVIVCLGAGAAAVACMELLIKCGAMREKIYMLDRKGVIHTRRDDLNQYKQLFANNTDKRTLEDVIAGADLFLGVSGPNLLSADALKLMADKPVVFACSNPDPEIKPELAHAVRDDLIMGTGRSDYPNQVNNVLCFPFIFRGALDVRASEINDEMKLAAVEAIRQLAKEEVPAAVLQAAGSDSLTYGHQYIIPKPMDPRLLPRVAKAVAQAAVDSGVARIEMPHNYMQD; this is encoded by the coding sequence ATGTCCGACGACAATCGTCAACAATTAAGCGCGGAAGAAGCCTTCCGCCAACGTGCTCTGGATTACCACGCGCAGCCGACCCCGGGTAAAATCGCGGTCTCGATCACCAAACCGGCTGACTCAGCCACTGATCTGGCGTTAGCTTACAGCCCGGGCGTGGCAGAACCGGTACGTGAAATCGCTCAGAATGTCGATAACGTTTACAAATACACCGCCAAAGGCAACACAGTGGCGGTGATCTCAAACGGTACCGCAATCCTTGGCCTGGGTAACCTGGGGCCAATGGCCTCTAAACCGGTCATGGAAGGTAAAGCGCTGCTGTTCAAACGTTTTGCCGGCCTCGACTCCATTGATATTGAAGTAAAACACCGCACCATCGATGAGTTTATCGACACCGTCGCTAACATCGCTGACACCTTTGGCGGTATCAACCTGGAAGACATCAAAGCGCCGGACTGTTTTGAGATCGAGCGTCGCCTGATTGAACGTTGTGACGTGCCAGTGTTCCACGATGACCAGCACGGCACGGCGATCGTGACCGCAGCAGGCATGCTGAACGCGATTGAACTGCAAGGCAAAGAACTGTCTGAGTGTGTGATTGTCTGTCTGGGTGCGGGTGCCGCAGCGGTAGCGTGTATGGAACTGCTGATTAAGTGCGGTGCGATGCGTGAGAAGATTTACATGCTCGACCGTAAAGGTGTCATCCACACCCGTCGTGACGATCTGAACCAGTACAAGCAACTGTTTGCCAACAACACCGACAAACGCACCCTGGAAGATGTGATTGCCGGCGCGGATCTGTTCCTGGGTGTATCAGGCCCGAACCTGCTGTCCGCCGACGCGCTGAAGCTGATGGCTGACAAGCCTGTGGTGTTCGCCTGCTCTAACCCGGATCCGGAAATCAAACCTGAGCTGGCTCACGCGGTGCGTGACGACCTGATCATGGGCACCGGACGCAGTGACTACCCGAACCAGGTCAACAACGTGCTGTGTTTCCCGTTCATCTTCCGCGGCGCGCTGGATGTACGTGCCAGCGAAATCAATGATGAGATGAAACTGGCGGCGGTCGAAGCGATTCGTCAACTGGCGAAAGAAGAGGTGCCGGCAGCCGTACTACAAGCCGCAGGCAGTGACAGCCTGACCTACGGTCATCAATACATTATTCCTAAGCCCATGGATCCACGCCTGCTGCCCCGCGTGGCTAAGGCAGTCGCACAAGCTGCGGTTGACTCTGGTGTCGCACGGATCGAGATGCCGCATAACTATATGCAAGATTAG
- the rpmE gene encoding 50S ribosomal protein L31 — protein sequence MKAGIHPEYKEVNASCSCGNTFVFKSTLGKEEMHLDVCDKCHPFYTGKQRVVDTGGRVDRFNKRFGALSSKK from the coding sequence ATGAAAGCTGGTATCCACCCAGAATACAAAGAAGTAAATGCAAGCTGCTCTTGCGGCAACACTTTCGTTTTCAAATCTACTCTAGGTAAAGAAGAAATGCACCTGGACGTATGTGACAAGTGCCACCCATTCTACACTGGTAAGCAACGTGTTGTTGACACTGGCGGCCGTGTTGATCGCTTCAACAAGCGTTTCGGCGCACTGTCAAGCAAGAAGTAA
- the priA gene encoding primosomal protein N' codes for MRPTIARVALPVPLDKQFDYLIPGHLFPIIGGRVSVPFGRQTLVGIVTALVQESEFPREQLKALKAVLDTQPVWPDKLYHLLQWCSQFYQHPLGETLANALPGALRKGKAADFASSKEWLITAAGRDQLMQGFGRAIKQAKVMNLVASGPVPHQVMLDEEVSSTTLNTLQDKGWIEVSEQRPQFRPWPAEPEAAVDKPKLNSEQAIAIATVNHQPAFGCYLLQGVTGSGKTEVYLNLIKPVLAQGRQALVLVPEIGLTPQTINRFRKRFNVPVEVIHSGLNETERLNAWLAARDKVAGIVIGTRSALLTPFADLGIIIVDEEHDSSYKQQDSLRYHARDVAVMRANLEQIPIVLGSATPALETLHNALSGKYHHLHLTQRAGTARPTTNRVLDVKGLYLESGLSAPLIAEMRRHLSQGNQVLLFLNRRGFSPALMCHECGWIADCQRCDAYYTYHQYSNEIRCHHCGSQRPVIHQCQGCGSTHLVTVGVGTEQLEAQLGELFPDFKTIRIDRDSTRRKGSLESALQAIRNNEYQILIGTQMLAKGHHFPDVTLVALLDVDGSLYSSDFRASERLAQLFIQVAGRAGRASKPGEVVLQTHHPEHTLLQALLNKDYHHFAETALAERKLAQLPPYTFLTLFRAEGNQSQQVEDFLRQVRQTLEAHPLSEQGCLVLGPTPAPLAKRAGKFRWQLLLQAPSRSVMQKLLASARPAIQMLPLATKVRWTLDIEPQDLS; via the coding sequence ATGCGCCCAACTATTGCTCGCGTTGCCCTGCCGGTGCCGCTTGATAAGCAATTTGATTACCTGATTCCCGGCCACCTGTTTCCGATTATCGGCGGCCGCGTTTCTGTGCCGTTCGGGCGCCAGACTCTGGTCGGCATTGTGACTGCACTGGTGCAGGAGTCCGAGTTTCCGCGTGAGCAGCTCAAAGCGCTCAAGGCCGTGCTCGATACCCAACCAGTCTGGCCGGATAAACTGTATCACCTGCTGCAGTGGTGCAGTCAGTTTTATCAGCATCCACTTGGCGAGACCCTGGCTAATGCTCTGCCGGGAGCGCTGCGTAAAGGTAAAGCGGCTGATTTTGCCAGCAGTAAAGAGTGGCTCATTACTGCCGCCGGGCGCGATCAGCTGATGCAGGGCTTTGGCCGTGCGATTAAACAGGCCAAGGTGATGAATCTGGTCGCTTCTGGCCCGGTCCCTCATCAGGTGATGCTGGATGAGGAAGTGTCGAGTACGACACTCAACACCCTGCAGGACAAAGGCTGGATTGAAGTCAGTGAACAGCGTCCGCAGTTCCGGCCTTGGCCGGCAGAGCCGGAAGCCGCGGTCGATAAGCCCAAGTTGAACTCTGAGCAGGCCATCGCAATTGCAACGGTCAACCATCAGCCGGCATTCGGCTGTTATCTGCTGCAGGGCGTAACAGGCTCGGGTAAAACTGAAGTCTACCTTAATCTTATCAAGCCGGTGCTGGCACAAGGCCGCCAGGCGCTGGTGCTGGTGCCGGAAATTGGCCTGACGCCGCAAACCATTAACCGTTTTCGTAAACGGTTTAATGTCCCGGTTGAGGTGATTCACTCTGGTCTCAATGAAACCGAACGTCTCAATGCCTGGCTGGCCGCGCGCGACAAAGTAGCCGGTATCGTGATTGGTACCCGTTCCGCGCTGCTGACCCCGTTTGCCGATCTCGGCATTATCATTGTCGACGAAGAGCATGACTCTTCGTATAAACAGCAGGACAGCCTGCGCTACCACGCACGCGATGTGGCGGTGATGCGTGCCAATCTGGAGCAGATCCCGATTGTGCTCGGCAGTGCCACCCCGGCGCTGGAAACGCTGCATAATGCCCTGAGCGGTAAATACCATCATCTGCATCTGACCCAGCGTGCCGGAACGGCGCGCCCGACCACCAACCGGGTGCTGGATGTCAAAGGCCTGTATCTGGAAAGCGGTTTGTCCGCGCCGTTGATTGCGGAAATGCGCCGCCATTTATCGCAGGGCAATCAGGTGCTGCTGTTCCTCAACCGGCGTGGCTTTTCTCCGGCGCTGATGTGTCACGAATGTGGCTGGATCGCCGATTGTCAGCGTTGTGATGCTTATTATACCTACCATCAGTACAGTAACGAGATTCGCTGCCACCACTGCGGCTCACAGCGTCCGGTGATCCACCAGTGTCAGGGGTGTGGCTCGACGCATCTGGTCACGGTCGGGGTCGGCACCGAGCAGCTCGAGGCGCAACTGGGGGAACTGTTTCCGGACTTCAAGACGATTCGGATTGACCGTGACAGTACCCGGCGCAAAGGCAGTCTGGAATCAGCGCTGCAAGCGATCCGCAATAACGAATATCAGATTTTGATCGGCACCCAGATGCTGGCCAAAGGCCACCATTTCCCCGATGTAACTCTGGTGGCGCTGCTGGATGTGGATGGCTCATTATACAGCAGTGATTTTCGCGCCTCTGAACGTCTGGCTCAGTTGTTTATCCAGGTGGCGGGCCGGGCCGGGCGGGCGAGTAAGCCGGGCGAAGTGGTGCTGCAGACCCACCATCCAGAGCATACCTTGTTGCAGGCGCTGCTCAACAAGGATTACCACCATTTTGCTGAAACCGCACTGGCGGAGCGCAAGCTGGCCCAACTGCCGCCGTATACCTTTCTGACCCTGTTTCGCGCCGAAGGCAACCAGTCGCAGCAGGTAGAAGATTTTCTGCGTCAGGTACGCCAGACGCTGGAAGCTCACCCGCTCAGTGAACAGGGCTGTCTGGTGCTGGGGCCGACGCCGGCACCGCTCGCCAAACGGGCCGGAAAATTTCGCTGGCAGTTGCTGTTGCAGGCGCCCAGCCGTTCGGTGATGCAGAAGCTGTTAGCCAGCGCACGCCCGGCGATTCAGATGTTGCCGCTGGCCACTAAAGTGCGCTGGACGCTGGACATTGAACCGCAGGATTTGAGCTGA
- the cytR gene encoding DNA-binding transcriptional regulator CytR, with the protein MATMKDVAQLAGVSTATVSRALMNPEKVSSSTRKRVEEAVLEAGYSPNSLARNLRRNESKTIVAIVPDICDPYYTEIIRGIEDAAMEHGYLVLLGDSGQQKKRESSFVNLVFTKQADGMLLLGTDLPFDVSKPEQKNLPPMVMACEFAPELELPTVHIDNLTSAFEAVNYLTQMGHKRVAQIAGPDTAVLCQFRQQGYQQALRRSGITRNPDYSVSGDFSFESGAQAVRQLLALSEPPTAIFCHNDTMAIGAIQEAKRLGTRVPQDLSVVGFDDIQFAQYCDPPLTTISQPRYEIGRQAMLMMLELLRGNDVQAGSRLLETQLVVRDSAAPPCAI; encoded by the coding sequence ATGGCGACAATGAAGGATGTTGCCCAGCTTGCAGGCGTATCAACGGCGACCGTATCGCGTGCTCTGATGAATCCCGAGAAAGTCTCATCCTCGACCCGTAAACGGGTTGAAGAGGCGGTGTTAGAAGCTGGTTATTCCCCTAACTCTCTCGCGCGCAATCTGCGTCGCAATGAGTCCAAAACGATTGTGGCCATTGTGCCGGATATCTGTGACCCGTATTACACCGAGATCATCCGCGGCATTGAAGATGCGGCGATGGAACACGGTTATCTGGTGCTGCTGGGTGACAGCGGTCAGCAGAAAAAACGTGAAAGCTCATTTGTGAACCTGGTGTTCACCAAGCAGGCGGACGGTATGTTGCTGCTCGGGACCGACCTGCCGTTTGATGTCAGTAAGCCGGAACAGAAAAACCTGCCGCCGATGGTGATGGCGTGTGAGTTTGCCCCGGAACTGGAGCTGCCCACGGTACATATTGATAACCTGACCTCGGCGTTTGAAGCGGTGAACTATCTGACCCAGATGGGCCACAAACGGGTGGCGCAAATTGCCGGCCCGGATACGGCCGTTCTGTGCCAGTTCCGCCAGCAAGGTTACCAGCAGGCGCTGCGCCGCTCCGGGATTACCCGCAATCCAGACTACAGTGTGAGCGGTGATTTCTCATTTGAATCGGGTGCTCAGGCGGTGCGTCAGCTGCTGGCGTTGTCCGAGCCGCCGACGGCGATTTTCTGCCACAACGATACCATGGCGATTGGGGCGATTCAGGAAGCCAAACGTCTGGGTACGCGAGTGCCGCAGGATCTTTCGGTGGTCGGTTTCGATGACATTCAGTTTGCCCAGTACTGCGATCCACCGCTGACCACCATTTCTCAGCCGCGTTATGAGATTGGCCGCCAGGCAATGCTGATGATGCTGGAATTGCTGCGCGGCAACGATGTTCAGGCCGGTTCACGTTTACTGGAAACCCAGCTGGTGGTACGCGACAGCGCGGCTCCGCCATGTGCAATCTAG
- a CDS encoding SPOR domain-containing protein produces MANKDYVRRGRSPKKPTRKTTPIPRRRKPWRSGLLALVLAGGFGYGLYQLSQDPEPPAPQVVETKPQPVSKPQPANSLPPPPTEQWDYVESLPNRQIEVKAKELQVSDIPYIMQCGAYKTMHQAETRKLDIAFQGLSSKIRNKEGSSWFRVVLGPYKFKRDAERDKHKLQRAKIEPCAIWKEQQ; encoded by the coding sequence GTGGCTAATAAAGATTATGTAAGACGTGGTCGTAGTCCGAAAAAGCCGACCCGGAAAACAACTCCCATTCCCCGACGCAGAAAACCCTGGCGCAGTGGCTTGCTGGCTCTCGTGCTGGCGGGCGGCTTTGGCTATGGTTTGTATCAGCTCAGTCAGGATCCCGAGCCACCAGCACCGCAAGTGGTGGAAACCAAGCCACAGCCGGTCAGTAAACCGCAGCCGGCCAACAGCCTGCCGCCGCCGCCAACCGAACAGTGGGATTACGTGGAATCGCTGCCTAATCGCCAGATTGAGGTCAAAGCCAAAGAGCTGCAGGTGTCGGACATTCCTTACATCATGCAGTGCGGGGCCTATAAAACCATGCACCAGGCTGAAACCCGCAAGCTGGATATCGCCTTTCAGGGGCTGAGCAGTAAGATCCGCAACAAGGAAGGCAGCAGCTGGTTCCGGGTGGTTCTCGGCCCTTACAAGTTCAAGCGCGACGCTGAGCGTGACAAGCATAAGCTGCAGCGTGCCAAGATTGAGCCTTGTGCTATCTGGAAAGAGCAGCAGTAA
- the hslV gene encoding ATP-dependent protease subunit HslV yields the protein MTTIVSVRRNNKVVIAGDGQVSLGNTVMKGNARKVRRLYNNKVLAGFAGGTADAFTLFERFESKLQMHQGHLTKAAVELAKDWRSDRALRRLEAILAVADETASLIITGNGDVLQPEHDLIAIGSGGNYAQAAAIALLENTELDAREIAEKALKIAGDICVFTNHHHTIEELEIPAGMLPATSDQ from the coding sequence GTGACTACCATCGTATCTGTACGTCGTAATAACAAAGTTGTCATCGCAGGTGACGGACAAGTCTCGCTTGGCAATACCGTGATGAAAGGCAACGCGCGCAAAGTTCGTCGTTTGTACAACAACAAAGTATTGGCCGGATTCGCGGGTGGTACGGCGGACGCATTCACGCTATTTGAGCGTTTCGAAAGTAAATTGCAAATGCACCAGGGACACCTGACCAAAGCCGCGGTTGAACTGGCTAAAGACTGGCGCAGTGACCGTGCGTTACGCCGCCTGGAAGCGATTCTGGCGGTGGCAGATGAAACCGCATCGCTGATCATTACCGGTAATGGTGATGTGCTGCAGCCGGAGCATGACCTGATTGCGATTGGTTCCGGCGGTAACTATGCCCAGGCGGCGGCGATTGCTCTGCTGGAAAATACCGAGCTGGATGCGCGCGAGATTGCGGAAAAAGCCCTGAAGATTGCCGGTGACATCTGTGTGTTCACCAACCACCATCATACGATTGAAGAGCTGGAGATCCCTGCGGGAATGCTGCCAGCGACCAGCGATCAGTAA
- the hslU gene encoding HslU--HslV peptidase ATPase subunit: MSEMTPREIVHELNRHIIGQDKAKRAVAIALRNRWRRMQLEESLRVEVTPKNILMIGPTGVGKTEIARRLAKLANAPFIKVEATKFTEVGYVGKEVETIIRDLTDVAVKLTHQQAMEKVKFRAEELAEERILDALLPPARDAWGQAEHNDESSNTRQVFRKKLRENKLDDKEIEIEVAAPQMGVEIMAPPGMEEMTNQLQGLFQNLGGDTKKKRKLKIKEALKALTEEEAAKLVNQEELKEQAIYNVENNGIVFIDEIDKICKRGESSGPDVSREGVQRDLLPLIEGSTVSTKHGMVRTDHILFIASGAFQVAKPSDLIPELQGRLPIRVELEALSSNDFKRILTEPKASLTEQYIALMKTEDVNVDFTEDGIKQIAEAAWQVNETTENIGARRLHTVMERLMDEISFDATEKAGDSLTIDGAYVRARLGELVEDEDLSRFIL; the protein is encoded by the coding sequence ATGTCTGAAATGACTCCTCGTGAGATTGTCCATGAACTGAACCGTCACATCATCGGACAGGATAAAGCGAAACGAGCGGTTGCGATTGCACTGCGTAACCGCTGGCGCCGTATGCAGCTCGAAGAGAGCCTGCGCGTTGAAGTGACGCCGAAAAATATTCTGATGATCGGTCCGACCGGTGTGGGTAAAACTGAAATTGCCCGTCGTCTGGCCAAACTGGCTAACGCGCCCTTCATCAAAGTTGAAGCGACCAAATTCACTGAAGTGGGTTACGTCGGCAAAGAAGTTGAAACCATCATCCGCGATCTGACGGATGTGGCGGTAAAACTGACCCATCAGCAGGCGATGGAGAAAGTGAAATTCCGCGCCGAAGAGCTGGCGGAAGAGCGTATTCTGGATGCCTTGCTGCCACCGGCGCGCGATGCGTGGGGCCAGGCCGAGCACAACGATGAGTCTTCCAATACCCGCCAGGTTTTCCGCAAGAAACTGCGAGAAAATAAACTGGATGACAAAGAGATTGAGATCGAAGTCGCTGCGCCGCAGATGGGCGTAGAGATCATGGCGCCTCCGGGCATGGAAGAGATGACCAACCAACTGCAGGGTCTGTTCCAGAATCTGGGTGGCGACACCAAGAAAAAGCGTAAGCTGAAAATCAAAGAAGCGCTCAAAGCACTGACTGAAGAAGAAGCGGCTAAGCTGGTTAATCAGGAAGAGCTGAAAGAACAGGCGATTTACAATGTTGAAAATAATGGCATTGTGTTTATCGACGAGATTGACAAAATCTGTAAACGCGGCGAGAGCTCAGGTCCGGATGTGTCCCGTGAAGGGGTGCAGCGTGATCTGCTGCCGTTGATTGAAGGCAGCACGGTATCCACCAAGCATGGCATGGTGCGTACCGACCACATCCTGTTTATTGCTTCCGGCGCGTTCCAGGTGGCGAAGCCATCGGATCTGATCCCTGAGCTGCAGGGCCGTCTGCCGATTCGGGTTGAGCTGGAAGCGCTGTCGAGCAATGACTTTAAACGCATCCTGACCGAACCCAAAGCCTCACTGACCGAACAGTACATTGCGCTGATGAAAACCGAAGATGTCAATGTCGACTTTACCGAAGACGGCATCAAGCAGATTGCAGAGGCGGCGTGGCAGGTCAACGAGACAACGGAGAATATCGGTGCCCGTCGTCTGCATACTGTGATGGAGCGTCTGATGGATGAAATCTCGTTTGACGCCACGGAAAAAGCCGGCGACAGCCTGACTATTGACGGTGCTTATGTCAGAGCTCGTCTGGGTGAGCTGGTGGAAGACGAAGACCTGAGCCGTTTCATCCTGTAA
- a CDS encoding 1,4-dihydroxy-2-naphthoate polyprenyltransferase, whose protein sequence is MNNSLRIWFDAARPKTLPLALVSIFTGSALAFSSGRFTPAIAVLALLTATLLQILSNLANDYGDAVKGTDNEKRLGPMRAIQSGEVSLADMKQAIIINVVLTIVAGLGLVLYALDSLQSILVFIGLGVLAMAAAIAYTVGNKPYGYVGLGDLSVFIFFGLLGVSGTYFLHTGSIDWSLFLPSLGCGLLAVAVLNVNNMRDIENDAECGKRTVAVRLGQQRAKHYHFLLLAGALVAFGGYLLMQSKPVWISLPFLLSLIIVTRHSRAVWATQKPAQIAPMLPAIVKCSLVTNLLFVGVVIAQTLTS, encoded by the coding sequence ATGAATAATTCATTACGTATCTGGTTTGACGCCGCTCGCCCTAAAACGCTGCCGTTGGCACTGGTGTCGATTTTTACCGGCAGTGCTCTGGCTTTCTCATCCGGCCGTTTTACTCCGGCGATTGCGGTGCTGGCGCTGTTAACCGCGACGCTGCTGCAGATCTTGTCTAATCTTGCTAATGACTACGGTGATGCCGTCAAAGGCACCGATAATGAAAAACGGCTCGGTCCGATGCGGGCCATCCAGTCTGGTGAGGTATCACTGGCCGATATGAAGCAGGCGATCATCATTAATGTGGTGCTGACCATTGTTGCCGGTCTGGGACTGGTGCTGTATGCCCTCGACAGTCTGCAAAGCATTCTGGTCTTTATTGGTCTTGGCGTACTGGCGATGGCGGCGGCGATTGCGTATACCGTGGGTAATAAGCCCTATGGCTATGTTGGCCTGGGTGATTTGTCGGTGTTTATCTTTTTTGGTCTGCTCGGCGTATCCGGCACTTATTTTCTGCACACCGGCTCGATTGACTGGAGCCTGTTTCTGCCCTCGCTAGGTTGCGGTCTGCTGGCGGTCGCGGTGCTCAATGTCAATAATATGCGTGACATCGAGAATGATGCTGAATGCGGTAAGCGGACCGTGGCAGTACGTCTGGGTCAGCAACGCGCCAAGCACTATCACTTTCTGCTCCTGGCGGGTGCGCTGGTGGCATTTGGCGGCTATCTGCTGATGCAGAGTAAACCGGTCTGGATCAGCCTGCCGTTTCTGCTCAGCCTGATTATTGTTACCCGCCACAGCCGTGCGGTATGGGCGACCCAAAAGCCGGCCCAGATTGCCCCTATGCTACCGGCGATCGTCAAATGTTCGCTGGTGACTAACCTTTTGTTTGTTGGGGTAGTTATCGCGCAAACTCTGACGAGTTAA
- the rraA gene encoding ribonuclease E activity regulator RraA, giving the protein MEYNTSALCDIYLDQVDVVEPMFSNFGGCASFAGQVTTIKCFEDNGLIRETLEQDGLGRVLLIDGGGSLRRALIDAELAALAEENEWEGIVVYGCVREVDELEDMSIGIQAMASIPVGATAQGIGEVDVPVNFGGVTFLPEDYLYADNTGIILSQEPLNSGLDGEEDEVLEELEEILDDDDRLL; this is encoded by the coding sequence ATGGAATATAACACCTCTGCGTTATGTGATATCTATCTCGACCAGGTGGATGTGGTAGAACCCATGTTTAGCAATTTTGGCGGCTGTGCTTCCTTCGCGGGGCAGGTCACGACCATTAAATGTTTTGAAGATAATGGTCTTATCCGCGAAACCCTCGAGCAGGACGGCCTGGGCCGGGTACTGCTGATTGATGGGGGCGGCTCACTGCGTCGTGCGCTGATTGACGCTGAACTGGCGGCATTGGCGGAAGAGAACGAATGGGAAGGCATCGTGGTCTACGGCTGTGTACGTGAAGTCGACGAGCTGGAAGACATGAGTATCGGCATTCAGGCCATGGCCTCGATCCCGGTTGGTGCCACCGCGCAGGGGATTGGTGAAGTGGATGTACCGGTCAATTTCGGTGGCGTCACTTTCCTGCCGGAAGATTATCTCTATGCGGACAATACCGGTATCATCTTGTCACAAGAGCCGCTCAACAGTGGTCTTGACGGTGAAGAAGATGAAGTGCTGGAAGAACTGGAAGAGATTCTGGACGATGACGACAGACTGCTCTGA
- a CDS encoding MATE family efflux transporter → MNDKHGLLSAPIALVLRQMTLPMVVGMIAILMFNLVDTFFISLLGTDALAAISYTFPVTFAVNCITMGIGVGLSTSIGRLLGQGEAPNAARFATHGLILAVCLVTLASLSGFFTIEPLFLALGAKPELLPLIEQYMQVWYLTIPLLVIPMAGNSAIRATGDTKTPAKMMLLAGAINGGLDPLLIFGYGPFPELGMQGAAIASAVSWLGALLGSGYVLIKREHLLAVPRLNYLLHDWRQILKIGTPAALSTAMNPICGALLMKLLSSHGTAAVAAYGAAQRIESILILVLMSLTSVLTPFMAQNLGAGNPQRSFAGLFLSLRFALLFQLMIFIMMVPLSIPLAALFSQEQAVRDLLWHYLLVVPFSYGCQGVVMMLVSALNALHLPLKAFQWSFMRLFVFTLPAAWLGSWLFDIEGLFIGIACGNVLGGVFGYLYAVLLRRRFSAAHHQAGSSAATH, encoded by the coding sequence ATGAACGATAAACACGGCCTGCTCTCGGCACCGATTGCGCTGGTATTGCGCCAGATGACCCTCCCTATGGTCGTCGGCATGATAGCGATTCTGATGTTCAATCTGGTCGACACCTTTTTCATCTCTCTGCTCGGTACAGATGCCCTGGCGGCGATCAGTTATACCTTTCCGGTCACGTTTGCCGTCAACTGTATCACCATGGGCATCGGCGTTGGCCTATCGACCAGCATCGGCCGTCTGCTCGGCCAGGGCGAAGCCCCGAATGCCGCCCGTTTTGCCACTCATGGTCTGATCCTGGCCGTGTGCCTGGTCACGCTCGCCTCACTCAGCGGCTTCTTCACTATCGAGCCGCTGTTTCTGGCACTGGGCGCCAAACCTGAGCTACTGCCGCTGATCGAACAGTATATGCAGGTGTGGTACCTGACGATTCCGCTGCTGGTGATCCCGATGGCCGGCAACAGCGCGATTCGCGCCACCGGTGACACCAAAACACCGGCGAAAATGATGCTGCTAGCCGGAGCGATTAACGGCGGCCTCGATCCGCTGCTGATCTTTGGCTACGGTCCGTTTCCCGAACTGGGCATGCAGGGCGCGGCGATTGCCAGCGCTGTATCCTGGCTCGGCGCTCTGCTCGGCTCCGGGTATGTGCTGATCAAACGCGAACACCTGCTGGCTGTGCCGCGCCTCAATTATTTGCTGCACGACTGGCGCCAGATCCTGAAAATCGGTACTCCGGCCGCGCTCTCCACCGCCATGAACCCTATCTGCGGCGCACTGCTGATGAAGCTGCTCTCCAGTCACGGTACGGCAGCGGTGGCAGCTTATGGTGCGGCACAGCGGATTGAATCCATTCTGATCCTGGTACTGATGTCGCTGACTTCGGTGCTGACGCCGTTTATGGCGCAGAATCTGGGCGCGGGGAATCCGCAGCGCAGTTTTGCCGGCCTGTTCCTCAGCCTGCGTTTTGCCCTGCTGTTTCAACTGATGATTTTTATCATGATGGTGCCACTGAGCATTCCGCTCGCGGCGCTGTTCTCACAAGAGCAGGCGGTGCGTGATCTGTTATGGCATTACCTGCTGGTGGTGCCGTTCAGCTACGGCTGTCAGGGAGTGGTAATGATGCTGGTATCAGCGCTGAATGCCCTGCATCTGCCGCTCAAGGCGTTTCAGTGGAGTTTTATGCGTCTGTTTGTGTTTACCCTGCCTGCGGCCTGGCTTGGGTCATGGCTGTTCGATATTGAAGGGTTATTTATCGGTATTGCCTGCGGCAATGTCCTCGGCGGCGTGTTCGGTTATCTGTACGCCGTGCTGCTGCGCCGCCGTTTTAGCGCCGCGCACCACCAAGCAGGCAGCTCCGCGGCGACACACTAA